Proteins co-encoded in one Klebsiella michiganensis genomic window:
- a CDS encoding type VI secretion protein ImpG, whose amino-acid sequence MDDLTLRYYDAEMRYLLEAGEEFARAHPEQAAMLNLDKAGARDPYVERLFEGFAFLMGRLREKLDDDLPELTEGLVSLLWPHYLRTIPSMSVVEFTPDWREMKEQMRIVKGFEVNSRPIGEKGTRCRYTTTKEITLQPLSLEHARLSTDPDGRSVISLRFNCSHLADWSRVELSQLPLYFNADAPLACAMHEAFTMNTARLWLRMPGDMDRRPLDGYFTALGFGDDDDLWPKGSSSFSGYQLLLEYFTFREKFMFTGLRGLETVVFPAELPWFEIDVVLAERWEHDFSFTEKHLRLNCVPVINLFPLESDPLTLNSLQTEYILRPMRVQDGHTEIYAVDSVMSSSQHTYVPFSSFRHKGGMMRHEAPEYYYHTRVRRGPSGLHNTWLILGGEAFDNHTVPEDESLSLTLTGTNGQLPRRALQSTVLDTVMKTTSASIAVRNLCAPTLPCYPPAQDRFHWRVLSHLGSGFLSMMDNADVLRGTLALYEWTDSEMNRCRLEAIIDVKHSETERFEQGYLVRGVQIEVTLDSHGFAGRGDICLFGEMLSRFFALYTDIYLFNRLIIILQPTGERLEWEEKHNRRIPG is encoded by the coding sequence ATGGATGATTTAACCCTGCGTTATTATGACGCTGAAATGCGCTACCTGCTGGAAGCCGGTGAAGAGTTCGCCCGGGCTCACCCCGAGCAGGCGGCAATGCTCAATCTCGATAAAGCGGGGGCGCGCGACCCGTACGTGGAGCGACTGTTCGAGGGCTTTGCCTTCCTGATGGGCCGGCTGCGCGAAAAGCTTGATGACGACCTGCCGGAACTGACCGAAGGGCTGGTCAGCCTGCTGTGGCCGCATTACCTGCGTACCATTCCGTCGATGTCGGTGGTGGAGTTCACCCCTGACTGGCGTGAGATGAAAGAGCAGATGCGCATCGTCAAAGGCTTTGAGGTGAACTCGCGGCCGATCGGGGAGAAGGGCACGCGTTGCCGCTACACCACCACCAAAGAGATTACCCTTCAGCCGTTGTCGCTGGAGCACGCCCGCCTGTCGACTGACCCGGACGGGCGCTCGGTCATCAGCCTGCGCTTCAACTGCAGTCATCTTGCCGACTGGAGCCGTGTCGAGCTCAGCCAGCTCCCGCTTTACTTCAACGCTGATGCACCGCTGGCCTGTGCGATGCATGAAGCCTTTACCATGAACACGGCGCGCCTTTGGCTGCGGATGCCGGGTGACATGGACAGAAGACCGCTCGACGGATATTTCACTGCGCTGGGTTTTGGCGATGATGACGACCTGTGGCCGAAGGGAAGCAGCAGCTTTAGCGGCTATCAACTGCTGCTGGAGTACTTCACCTTCCGTGAGAAATTTATGTTCACGGGGCTGCGTGGGCTGGAGACCGTGGTCTTTCCGGCTGAGCTCCCATGGTTCGAAATCGACGTGGTACTGGCAGAGCGCTGGGAGCATGACTTCAGCTTTACCGAAAAGCATCTGCGCCTGAACTGTGTGCCGGTGATTAACCTGTTCCCGCTGGAATCTGACCCGCTGACGCTCAACTCCCTGCAGACCGAATACATTCTGCGTCCGATGCGGGTGCAGGATGGCCATACCGAGATATACGCGGTGGATTCGGTGATGTCATCGAGCCAGCATACCTACGTGCCGTTTTCGAGTTTCCGCCACAAAGGTGGAATGATGCGTCATGAAGCGCCGGAATATTACTACCACACCCGTGTGCGCCGTGGCCCGTCGGGCCTGCATAACACCTGGCTTATCCTCGGCGGTGAAGCCTTTGATAACCATACGGTACCGGAAGACGAGAGCCTGTCGCTGACGCTCACCGGCACCAACGGCCAACTGCCACGACGTGCACTGCAGAGCACGGTGCTCGATACGGTGATGAAAACCACCTCGGCCAGTATCGCCGTGCGTAACCTGTGTGCGCCGACACTGCCCTGTTATCCACCGGCGCAGGACCGTTTCCACTGGCGCGTGCTGAGTCACCTCGGCAGCGGATTCCTGTCGATGATGGATAATGCCGACGTGCTGCGTGGCACCCTGGCGCTGTACGAATGGACCGACAGCGAGATGAACCGCTGCCGCCTGGAAGCCATCATTGACGTGAAGCACAGCGAAACCGAGCGTTTCGAGCAGGGCTACCTGGTACGCGGTGTGCAGATTGAGGTGACGCTGGACAGCCACGGCTTTGCCGGGCGGGGTGATATTTGCCTGTTTGGCGAGATGCTGAGCCGCTTCTTCGCGCTCTACACCGATATCTATCTGTTTAACCGCCTGATTATCATCCTGCAACCAACCGGAGAGCGCCTGGAATGGGAAGAGAAGCACAACCGCCGTATTCCCGGCTGA
- a CDS encoding type VI secretion protein — translation MGREAQPPYSRLTPRLEADLHRINFYRLCQLLEKRNPGRPLMGSTSHPANDPVRFAPHPGMGFPASELKAVEYDEDDDSQPPLIRTTFMGMYGVDSPLPTAYLDDITQRREGHEALQSFLDIFSHRILTQFYRIWRKYSYPATFEPGGTDSISQSLLGLVGLGIPGTAEHIATPVSRFLSLLGVLQQPGKTEEGMQALVSLLAPDTTVQVSPYCLRPVEVSQPLGFYADDDFLLDGNTPLGEEAMDANSQLLIALATGNEQESLGWKPDGLLYQDFLVMLRVYLGWRFKAKITLTTATRLLAAPPLGEGPFWLGMNGVLGAEDEDLPDDIPQTFTTELGYYTGLESATSQQGNRSVTYKFN, via the coding sequence ATGGGAAGAGAAGCACAACCGCCGTATTCCCGGCTGACCCCGCGGCTGGAGGCCGACCTTCACCGCATTAACTTTTATCGTTTATGCCAGCTGCTGGAGAAACGTAATCCGGGCCGGCCGCTGATGGGGTCGACCAGCCATCCGGCGAATGACCCCGTGAGGTTTGCGCCGCATCCGGGGATGGGTTTCCCTGCCAGCGAACTGAAGGCTGTCGAATATGACGAGGATGATGATAGCCAGCCACCACTCATCCGCACGACTTTTATGGGGATGTACGGAGTCGATTCCCCCTTACCAACGGCCTATCTGGATGACATCACCCAGCGCCGCGAAGGGCACGAGGCGCTTCAGAGCTTTCTGGATATCTTCAGCCACCGCATCCTGACGCAGTTTTATCGCATCTGGCGTAAATACTCGTACCCGGCCACGTTTGAGCCCGGCGGCACCGACAGCATTTCGCAGTCGTTACTGGGCCTGGTGGGGCTGGGCATTCCGGGCACCGCAGAACACATTGCCACCCCGGTATCGCGCTTTCTGTCGCTGCTGGGTGTACTGCAGCAGCCAGGTAAAACCGAGGAAGGGATGCAGGCGCTGGTGAGCCTCCTTGCACCTGACACGACGGTGCAGGTGAGCCCGTACTGCCTGCGCCCGGTTGAGGTCAGTCAGCCGCTGGGCTTTTACGCTGATGACGATTTTCTTCTGGATGGCAACACGCCGCTGGGTGAAGAAGCTATGGATGCTAACAGTCAGTTGCTGATTGCGCTTGCGACAGGCAATGAACAGGAATCACTGGGCTGGAAACCGGACGGCTTGCTGTATCAGGACTTTCTGGTGATGCTGCGGGTGTATCTGGGCTGGCGCTTCAAGGCAAAAATTACCCTGACCACCGCCACGCGCCTGCTGGCTGCGCCGCCGCTCGGCGAAGGCCCATTCTGGCTTGGGATGAATGGCGTGTTGGGCGCAGAAGACGAAGACCTTCCGGACGATATCCCGCAGACCTTTACCACCGAACTGGGTTACTACACCGGGCTGGAGTCTGCGACATCACAACAAGGAAACCGAAGTGTTACGTACAAGTTTAACTAA
- a CDS encoding type VI secretion protein, with the protein MLRTSLTKTAGLLLPLLAFSLAGCGVTQGITDGTKSAFNAVFYKKIKVLHLDFTAREALNTDSRESNSLSEPVIIRVYQLKDRKTFDKTVYQQLLKDGEAILKADLLASRDVVVKPGGDVSLNMPMEAGAQFVAVAGLFRHPDMVNNTWKHVIQREALDPDKPRILEAGNNHLTLQPFKDE; encoded by the coding sequence GTGTTACGTACAAGTTTAACTAAAACAGCCGGCTTATTGTTACCCCTGCTGGCATTCAGTCTGGCGGGCTGCGGGGTGACGCAGGGCATCACCGATGGCACCAAATCGGCATTTAATGCCGTGTTCTACAAAAAGATTAAGGTGCTGCACCTGGATTTCACCGCCCGTGAGGCGCTGAACACCGATTCCCGCGAGAGTAACTCGCTGTCTGAGCCGGTGATTATCCGCGTCTACCAGTTGAAAGACCGCAAAACCTTCGACAAAACGGTCTACCAGCAGTTACTGAAAGACGGGGAGGCTATTCTGAAAGCGGACCTGCTGGCCAGCCGTGATGTGGTGGTGAAGCCGGGCGGAGATGTGAGCCTCAACATGCCCATGGAAGCCGGTGCGCAGTTTGTCGCAGTGGCGGGACTGTTTCGTCACCCGGATATGGTCAACAACACCTGGAAGCATGTAATCCAGCGTGAAGCGCTTGATCCGGATAAGCCGCGCATTCTGGAAGCGGGTAATAACCATCTGACGCTGCAACCGTTCAAGGACGAATGA
- a CDS encoding type VI secretion system lysozyme-like protein, producing the protein MPQEPNTPSLYEMLIGHFTGGLDLHQVSAQNQVILSVLDNMQRILNCRAGTLAHLPDYGLPDMTKILQGMPGTAHELMGTLSAVLLKYEPRLKKITVVLLEQNVPGELRYAIDAELKGIGLVRYGTEFAPEGRVLLRHLKQQQYLDTTTRL; encoded by the coding sequence ATGCCCCAGGAACCTAACACACCTTCGCTCTATGAAATGCTCATCGGTCATTTCACCGGTGGCCTCGATCTCCACCAGGTCAGCGCGCAGAACCAGGTCATATTGTCAGTGCTTGACAATATGCAGCGTATCCTTAATTGCCGAGCAGGAACGCTGGCGCATCTGCCTGACTACGGCCTGCCGGATATGACCAAAATTCTTCAGGGCATGCCGGGAACGGCCCATGAACTGATGGGCACCCTGTCAGCTGTCTTGCTCAAATACGAGCCCCGCCTGAAAAAAATAACCGTTGTCCTGCTGGAACAGAACGTCCCGGGCGAACTGCGCTATGCCATTGATGCTGAGCTCAAAGGTATTGGCCTGGTTCGCTATGGTACGGAGTTTGCGCCAGAAGGGCGGGTTCTCCTGCGACATCTTAAGCAACAGCAGTATCTCGACACGACAACCCGCCTGTAA